From Mytilus galloprovincialis chromosome 9, xbMytGall1.hap1.1, whole genome shotgun sequence, the proteins below share one genomic window:
- the LOC143046456 gene encoding uncharacterized protein LOC143046456, giving the protein MPNTKKTPKKVVFTPALEEKFQCPFCPIEFGNREDRNRHLIECTDSRLFCELCSYNTNKRANLTRHFKKIHCSTDTKDDSEDTDSEIVSEDKSKDENNNNKPVCESEPSTQTMDTHETKITTEPEEGENFEDTEKLDNSKSLFTDYDDISSDEDDDDLELVDKPSELIVSQPKKPVDEIDDSVNMGRIFRKKTDPMPIIAPKKRKTTTVQDLKTKLIRTMPGITSINTATLGSDKIPHRCQCTCNLDDIKTFITT; this is encoded by the coding sequence ATGCCAAATACCAAGAAAACACCAAAGAAGGTGGTGTTTACACCAGCCTTGGAAGAAAAGTTTCAATGCCCATTCTGCCCAATTGAATTTGGAAATAGAGAAGACCGAAACCGCCATTTGATTGAATGTACCGATTCACGGCTGTTCTGTGAATTGTGTTCTTACAACACAAACAAGAGAGCCAATCTCACAAGGCACTTTAAAAAGATTCATTGTAGTACAGATACTAAGGATGATTCTGAGGACACTGACAGTGAGATTGTCTCTGAAGATAAAAGTAAAGatgaaaacaacaacaataaaccTGTATGTGAAAGTGAGCCTTCAACTCAAACAATGGACACACATGAAACAAAAATAACTACAGAACCAGAAGAAGGGGAAAATTTTGAAGATACTGAAAAGTTGGACAACTCAAAGAGTCTGTTTACAGATTATGACGATATCTCCAGTGATGAGGATGATGATGATCTAGAACTTGTTGATAAACCAAGTGAACTTATTGTTAGTCAGCCAAAGAAGCCTGTAGACGAAATAGATGACAGTGTGAACATGGGAAGAATTTTCAGGAAGAAAACAGATCCCATGCCTATAATTGCACCAAAGAAAAGGAAAACAACTACAGTACAGGATCTAAAAACAAAACTTATCAGGACAATGCCTGGTATAACCAGTATTAATACAGCGACTCTGGGATCGGATAAAATACCTCACAGATGTCAGTGTACTTGTAATCTAGATGATATAAAGACTTTTATCACAACTTAA